Proteins encoded by one window of Halobaculum halobium:
- a CDS encoding DUF7127 family protein, with protein MNQHNTVDRRERFLRRYDYDDGTVIAADLNAADEDVTVDTVDGTAIVVIAREDGRADEEFEFELPGSAASVDIENAVLTIGINA; from the coding sequence ATGAACCAACACAACACCGTCGACCGGCGCGAACGGTTCCTCCGCCGGTACGACTACGACGACGGGACGGTCATCGCGGCGGACCTGAACGCCGCCGACGAGGACGTGACCGTCGATACGGTCGACGGGACCGCGATCGTCGTGATCGCCCGCGAAGACGGTCGAGCGGACGAGGAGTTCGAGTTCGAACTCCCCGGCTCGGCCGCAAGTGTTGACATCGAGAACGCCGTACTCACGATCGGGATCAACGCATGA